A stretch of Procambarus clarkii isolate CNS0578487 chromosome 80, FALCON_Pclarkii_2.0, whole genome shotgun sequence DNA encodes these proteins:
- the LOC138357838 gene encoding uncharacterized protein, translating to MWFNGPQWLVSGQWPQQKPQVIVTNITNPVVEPEPPRTLAINPHRYSNLSKLLRVTEMVFDFINKMGIKYRFPSSNKYWVKQAQQETYGKEYEHLPERLSKSLGIWLDSDNYNILRCGGRLLHAEINLDTKNPILLPRHHIITKLIVLHYHEHNTLHGGVLDTLTEIRQRFWLPQGCQAVKSLKSCVICKRYDALVCPYPGPPPLPKERVVHLRPFETTGVDYTGALILTGTPDKIPVKAYICLFTCATTRGVHLKVTSDMSAEAFLQAFRRFAARRSCPKLMISDNGSNFVAGEACLQEIWNHPEVHSVLKQTMLLEIYSSKSSMARRFLRKNGGNC from the coding sequence atgtggtttaatggaccccaatggctagttagtggtcagtggccccaacagaagccgcaagtcattgtgaccaatatcactaaccCTGTTGTGGAACCAGAACCCCCTCGAACTTTAGCCATCAATCCTCATCGTTATTCCAATTTAAGTAAATTACTAAGAGTTACAGAAATGGTATTTGATTTCATCAACAAGATGGGAATCAAGTATCGATTTCCTAGTTCCAACAAATATTGGGTCAAACAAGCTCAACAAGAGACTTATGGGAAGGAATATGAACATCTCCCAGAAAGGTTGAGTAAGTCTCTGGGCATATGGCTTGACTCAGACAACTATAACATTTTGAGATGCGGCGGACGTCTGCTTCACGCAGAAATAAATTTAGATACGAAGAATCCTATACTTcttccacgtcaccacatcattactaaactcatagttttacattaccatgagcataatacattgcacggtggagtgttagatactcttacTGAAATCAGACAACGTTTTTGGCTTCCCCAAGGTTGCCAAGCTGTCAAATCTTTAAAGTCTTGTGTAATCTGCAAGAGATATGATGCTCTagtgtgtccttatccaggtCCACCGCCCCTACCTAAGGAGCGAGTCGTccaccttcgtccctttgaaaccacaggtgtcgactatacaggagcactaattttaacaggcacaccggacaagattccagtgaaagcctacatttgccttttcacgtgtgctaccacacgcgGAGTACATTTAAAAgtcacttctgacatgagtgcagaagccttTCTGCAAGCCTTTCGCAGATTTGCTGCACGAAGATCTTGCCCAAAATTAATGATCTCAGATAATGGATCTAACTTCGTGGCAGGTGAAGCTTGCTTACAAGAAATATGGAACCATCCAGAAGTACATTCTGTGCTCAAACAGACAATGCTATTggaaatttattcctccaagagCAGCATGGCACGGCGGTTTTTACGAAAGAATGGTGGGAACTGTTAA
- the LOC123753640 gene encoding tetranectin-like isoform X1: MATFSAILLSVLALVTAAQEIQTLQDLSNTLLLNQLAMSNMLAERDSGTRVIREWLNDLQSNITSEIAALQNVVKANGVPQDAGKGVVECMTPFVDVYGHCILVETAMTGSWETMRRHCQQKGGEIVKVDCGNFMYYLVRYLHSNGLAKLSYWVGGRDEGHEGSYFWTDGTQVKMGTPFWGDGITDNIQEPDGGTDQNCMMMYNEDHYFFFDFVCSGSLAVICENLKLS, encoded by the exons ATGGCAACTTTCTCAGCAATCCTGCTGTCGGTGCTGGCGCTGGTGACGGCTGCCCAAGAGATTCAGACACTTCAAGATCTATCCAACACGCTGCTCCTCAACCAGCTGGCAATGTCCAACATGCTGGCTGAACGCGACTCCGGAACCAGAG TAATAAGAGAGTGGCTGAACGACCTGCAATCAAACATTACCTCCG AAATAGCGGCTTTGCAGAACGTTGTTAAAGCTAATGGTGTTCCCCAAGATGCTGGTAAAG GGGTCGTGGAGTGCATGACACCGTTTGTGGACGTGTATGGTCACTGTATCTTGGTGGAGACGGCAATGACGggatcttgggaaacaatgagacGTCACTGTCAGCAGAAGGGCGGCGAGATTGTCAAGGTTGACTGTGGCAACTTCATGTATTACCTCGTCAGGTACCTTCACAGTAACG GTCTGGCTAAGTTGTCTTACTGGGTCGGTGGGAGAGATGAAGGCCACGAGGGATCTTACTTCTGGACTGATGGTACCCAGGTCAAGATGGGAACCCCCTTTTGGGGTGACGGCATTACTGACAATATTCAGGAGCCCGACGGAGGAACCGATCAAAACTGCATGATGATGTACAATGAAGATCATTATTTTTTCTTCGATTTTGTTTGCAGTGGCAGCCTTGCAGTTATTTGTGAGAACCTGAAATTGTCCTAG
- the LOC123753640 gene encoding tetranectin-like isoform X2 — translation MATFSAILLSVLALVTAAQEIQTLQDLSNTLLLNQLAMSNMLAERDSGTRVIREWLNDLQSNITSEIAALQNVVKANGVPQDAGVVECMTPFVDVYGHCILVETAMTGSWETMRRHCQQKGGEIVKVDCGNFMYYLVRYLHSNGLAKLSYWVGGRDEGHEGSYFWTDGTQVKMGTPFWGDGITDNIQEPDGGTDQNCMMMYNEDHYFFFDFVCSGSLAVICENLKLS, via the exons ATGGCAACTTTCTCAGCAATCCTGCTGTCGGTGCTGGCGCTGGTGACGGCTGCCCAAGAGATTCAGACACTTCAAGATCTATCCAACACGCTGCTCCTCAACCAGCTGGCAATGTCCAACATGCTGGCTGAACGCGACTCCGGAACCAGAG TAATAAGAGAGTGGCTGAACGACCTGCAATCAAACATTACCTCCG AAATAGCGGCTTTGCAGAACGTTGTTAAAGCTAATGGTGTTCCCCAAGATGCTG GGGTCGTGGAGTGCATGACACCGTTTGTGGACGTGTATGGTCACTGTATCTTGGTGGAGACGGCAATGACGggatcttgggaaacaatgagacGTCACTGTCAGCAGAAGGGCGGCGAGATTGTCAAGGTTGACTGTGGCAACTTCATGTATTACCTCGTCAGGTACCTTCACAGTAACG GTCTGGCTAAGTTGTCTTACTGGGTCGGTGGGAGAGATGAAGGCCACGAGGGATCTTACTTCTGGACTGATGGTACCCAGGTCAAGATGGGAACCCCCTTTTGGGGTGACGGCATTACTGACAATATTCAGGAGCCCGACGGAGGAACCGATCAAAACTGCATGATGATGTACAATGAAGATCATTATTTTTTCTTCGATTTTGTTTGCAGTGGCAGCCTTGCAGTTATTTGTGAGAACCTGAAATTGTCCTAG
- the LOC123753640 gene encoding C-type lectin domain family 4 member D-like isoform X3 has product MLVRVIVFQHNDSEGYGVLQDDGKGNSVPQDDSEGYGVLQDAGVVECMTPFVDVYGHCILVETAMTGSWETMRRHCQQKGGEIVKVDCGNFMYYLVRYLHSNGLAKLSYWVGGRDEGHEGSYFWTDGTQVKMGTPFWGDGITDNIQEPDGGTDQNCMMMYNEDHYFFFDFVCSGSLAVICENLKLS; this is encoded by the exons ATGCTGGTAAGGGTAATAGTGTTCCAGCATAATGATAGTGAGGGTTATGGTGTTCTCCAAGATGATGGTAAGGGTAATAGTGTTCCCCAAGATGATAGTGAAGGTTATGGTGTTCTCCAAGATGCTG GGGTCGTGGAGTGCATGACACCGTTTGTGGACGTGTATGGTCACTGTATCTTGGTGGAGACGGCAATGACGggatcttgggaaacaatgagacGTCACTGTCAGCAGAAGGGCGGCGAGATTGTCAAGGTTGACTGTGGCAACTTCATGTATTACCTCGTCAGGTACCTTCACAGTAACG GTCTGGCTAAGTTGTCTTACTGGGTCGGTGGGAGAGATGAAGGCCACGAGGGATCTTACTTCTGGACTGATGGTACCCAGGTCAAGATGGGAACCCCCTTTTGGGGTGACGGCATTACTGACAATATTCAGGAGCCCGACGGAGGAACCGATCAAAACTGCATGATGATGTACAATGAAGATCATTATTTTTTCTTCGATTTTGTTTGCAGTGGCAGCCTTGCAGTTATTTGTGAGAACCTGAAATTGTCCTAG